A genome region from Rhodanobacter thiooxydans includes the following:
- the frr gene encoding ribosome recycling factor, with protein sequence MLNDIKNDAQTRMGKSIESLKHDLTRIRTGRASTALVDGIKVSYYGADMPLPQVASVTLSDARTIIITPWEKNMVAPIEKALMASDLGITPTTAGTVIRLNMPALTEERRRELAKHVAHEGENAKIAIRNVRRDALQQVKDLLKEKQITEDDDRRVDDEIQKLTDRAVKDVDVVVKAKEEELMAL encoded by the coding sequence ATGCTCAACGACATCAAGAACGATGCCCAGACCCGCATGGGCAAGAGCATCGAATCACTCAAGCACGATCTCACCCGCATCCGCACCGGCCGCGCCAGCACGGCGTTGGTGGACGGCATCAAGGTGTCCTATTACGGCGCCGACATGCCGCTGCCGCAGGTCGCCTCGGTCACCCTGTCCGACGCGCGCACGATCATCATCACGCCGTGGGAAAAGAACATGGTGGCGCCGATCGAGAAGGCGCTGATGGCCTCCGACCTGGGCATCACGCCGACCACCGCCGGCACGGTGATCCGCCTGAACATGCCTGCGCTCACCGAGGAGCGCCGCAGGGAGCTGGCCAAGCACGTGGCCCACGAGGGCGAGAACGCCAAGATCGCCATCCGCAACGTGCGCCGCGACGCCTTGCAGCAGGTCAAGGACCTGCTCAAGGAAAAGCAGATCACCGAGGACGACGATCGCCGCGTCGACGACGAGATCCAGAAACTCACCGATCGCGCGGTGAAGGACGTCGACGTCGTGGTCAAGGCGAAGGAAGAGGAGCTGATGGCGCTTTGA
- the thrS gene encoding threonine--tRNA ligase: protein MIEITLPDGSKKPFDHPVTVQDVAASIGAGLAKATLAGKVDGKLVDAGFPIEHDASLQIVTEKSPEALEILRHSTAHLMGQAVQRLFPGAQVTIGPVIDNGFYYDFAYERPFTPDDLPKIEAEMHKIVAEQLPVTRSVKSRDEAVAFFRGIGESYKAEIIEGIPADQELSLYSQGEFTDLCRGPHVPNTGKLHSFKLMKVAGAYWRGDSNNAMLSRIYGTAWLNDKDLKAYLYQREEAEKRDHRKIGKQLDLFHQQEESPGMVFWHPNGWAIWQQVEQYMRGVYRKSGYQEVRCPMVLDVSLWKKSGHWDNYKENMFFTESEKHTFALKPMNCPGHVQIFNEGLRSYRDLPLRYGEFGGCHRNEPSGALHGIMRVRAFTQDDGHIFCTPGQIESEVTEFHRQAMQVYADFGFNDIDVALALRPDKRIGDDDVWDRAEAALRGALSAAGVKWTELPGEGAFYGPKIEYHMKDSIGRDWQVGTMQVDFMMPERLGAEYVDEHSQKRHPVMLHRAIVGSMERFIGILIEHHAGLLPAWLAPVQAVVINITDAQADYVREVTQALVDKGFRVQSDLRNEKVGYKIREHTLQKVPYLLVVGDRERETGAVSVRTRSGEDLGSMPLAGFVERLETEIRR from the coding sequence ATGATTGAAATCACGCTACCCGACGGCAGCAAGAAGCCGTTCGACCACCCCGTCACCGTGCAGGACGTGGCTGCCTCGATCGGCGCCGGCCTGGCCAAGGCCACGTTGGCCGGCAAGGTCGATGGCAAGCTGGTCGACGCCGGCTTCCCGATCGAGCACGACGCCAGCCTGCAGATCGTCACCGAGAAGAGCCCCGAGGCGCTGGAGATCCTGCGCCACTCCACCGCGCACCTGATGGGCCAGGCCGTGCAGCGGCTGTTCCCGGGCGCGCAGGTCACCATCGGCCCGGTGATCGACAACGGCTTCTATTACGACTTCGCCTACGAGCGCCCGTTCACCCCGGACGACCTGCCGAAGATCGAGGCGGAGATGCACAAGATCGTGGCCGAGCAGTTGCCGGTGACGCGCAGTGTGAAGTCGCGCGACGAGGCGGTGGCGTTCTTCCGCGGCATCGGCGAGAGCTACAAGGCCGAGATCATCGAGGGCATCCCGGCGGACCAGGAGCTGTCGCTGTATTCGCAGGGCGAGTTCACCGACCTGTGTCGCGGCCCGCACGTGCCGAACACCGGCAAGCTGCATTCGTTCAAGCTGATGAAGGTGGCCGGTGCGTACTGGCGCGGCGATTCGAACAACGCGATGCTCAGCCGCATCTACGGCACCGCGTGGCTCAACGACAAGGACCTGAAGGCCTACTTGTACCAGCGGGAGGAGGCCGAGAAACGCGACCACCGCAAGATCGGCAAGCAGCTCGACCTGTTCCACCAGCAGGAAGAGAGCCCGGGCATGGTGTTCTGGCACCCGAACGGCTGGGCGATCTGGCAGCAGGTCGAGCAGTACATGCGCGGCGTGTACAGGAAGAGCGGCTACCAGGAAGTGCGCTGCCCGATGGTGCTGGACGTGTCGCTGTGGAAGAAGTCCGGCCACTGGGACAACTACAAGGAGAACATGTTCTTCACCGAATCGGAGAAGCACACGTTTGCGCTGAAGCCGATGAACTGCCCCGGCCACGTGCAGATCTTCAACGAGGGCTTGCGCAGCTACCGCGACCTGCCGCTGCGCTACGGCGAGTTCGGCGGCTGCCACCGCAACGAGCCGTCCGGCGCGCTGCACGGCATCATGCGTGTGCGTGCGTTCACCCAGGATGATGGCCACATCTTCTGCACGCCCGGGCAGATTGAATCGGAAGTCACCGAGTTCCACCGCCAGGCCATGCAGGTGTATGCCGACTTCGGTTTCAACGACATCGATGTTGCGCTGGCCCTGCGGCCGGACAAGCGCATCGGCGACGATGATGTGTGGGATCGTGCCGAGGCGGCGCTGCGCGGCGCGTTGTCCGCGGCCGGGGTGAAGTGGACCGAACTGCCGGGCGAGGGCGCGTTCTACGGCCCCAAGATCGAGTACCACATGAAGGATTCGATCGGTCGCGACTGGCAGGTCGGTACCATGCAGGTCGACTTCATGATGCCCGAGCGGCTGGGCGCCGAATACGTGGACGAGCACTCGCAGAAGCGGCATCCGGTGATGCTGCACCGGGCCATCGTCGGCTCGATGGAGCGCTTCATCGGCATCCTGATCGAACATCACGCCGGCCTGCTGCCGGCCTGGCTGGCCCCGGTGCAGGCGGTGGTGATCAATATCACCGATGCGCAGGCCGATTACGTTCGGGAAGTGACGCAAGCCCTTGTCGACAAAGGTTTCCGGGTACAATCGGATTTGCGCAACGAGAAAGTCGGCTATAAAATCCGCGAGCATACGCTGCAGAAAGTGCCTTATCTTCTCGTGGTCGGTGATCGTGAGAGGGAAACGGGTGCCGTTTCTGTACGTACCCGTTCCGGCGAGGACCTGGGCAGCATGCCGCTGGCCGGCTTCGTCGAACGACTGGAGACCGAAATCCGGCGCTGA
- the pyrH gene encoding UMP kinase: MSDQPKYHRILLKLSGEALMGDADYGIDPKVIGRLAEEIIEVRKAGVQVGVVIGGGNIFRGAGLAAAGMDRVTGDHMGMLATVMNALAMADAIEKRGGYARVMSAIQIHDVAEDYIRRRAIRHIEKGRIVLFAAGTGNPFFTTDSAAALRAVEVGADLLLKATKVDGVYTADPARHADATRYEQLTYGDVIQRNLQVMDTAAIALCRDHGMPLRIYDMTVPGSLMRIMRGESIGTLVDGG, translated from the coding sequence ATGAGCGACCAGCCCAAGTACCACCGCATCCTGCTCAAGCTCTCCGGTGAAGCACTGATGGGCGACGCCGACTACGGCATCGACCCGAAGGTGATCGGCCGGCTCGCCGAGGAGATCATCGAAGTGCGCAAGGCTGGCGTGCAGGTGGGCGTGGTGATCGGCGGCGGCAACATCTTCCGCGGTGCCGGCCTCGCCGCCGCCGGCATGGACCGCGTCACCGGCGACCACATGGGCATGCTGGCCACCGTGATGAACGCGCTGGCGATGGCCGACGCGATCGAGAAGCGCGGCGGCTACGCGCGGGTGATGAGCGCGATCCAGATCCATGACGTGGCCGAGGACTACATCCGCCGCCGCGCGATCCGCCACATCGAGAAGGGTCGCATCGTGCTGTTCGCCGCCGGCACCGGCAACCCGTTCTTCACCACCGATTCGGCCGCTGCGCTGCGCGCGGTGGAGGTCGGCGCCGACCTGCTGCTGAAGGCCACCAAGGTGGACGGCGTGTATACCGCCGACCCGGCCCGCCACGCCGACGCCACCCGCTACGAGCAGCTCACCTACGGCGACGTGATCCAGCGCAACCTGCAGGTGATGGACACCGCCGCCATCGCGCTGTGCCGCGACCACGGCATGCCGCTGCGCATCTACGACATGACCGTGCCGGGCAGCCTGATGCGGATCATGCGCGGCGAGTCGATCGGCACCCTGGTCGACGGCGGCTGA
- the uppS gene encoding polyprenyl diphosphate synthase yields the protein MTQAKAPPVPRHIAIVMDGNGRWAKARHRPRSFGHNAGRKAVREAIEACLREGVQALTLFAFSSENWQRPQDEVGALMSLFVRALDKEVDELHGHGVRLRFIGDLAAFDEALRERMQAAMDRTAANERLQVNIAVSYGGRWDIVQASRQAAAAVARGELRAEQIDEATLGQWMCLAELPPLDLFIRTGGECRVSNFLLWQAAYAELYFTDTLWPDFDQACLRRAIEDYVCRERRYGRTGEQVTTAS from the coding sequence ATGACCCAGGCCAAGGCACCCCCGGTCCCACGCCATATCGCCATCGTGATGGATGGCAACGGTCGCTGGGCCAAGGCCCGCCATCGCCCCCGCAGCTTTGGCCACAACGCCGGCCGCAAAGCCGTGCGCGAGGCGATCGAGGCGTGCCTGCGCGAGGGCGTGCAGGCGCTGACGCTGTTCGCCTTCTCCAGTGAGAACTGGCAGCGCCCGCAGGATGAGGTCGGCGCGCTGATGAGCCTGTTCGTGCGCGCGCTGGACAAGGAGGTGGACGAACTGCATGGCCATGGCGTGCGCTTGCGCTTCATCGGCGACCTGGCCGCCTTCGACGAGGCGCTGCGCGAGCGCATGCAGGCTGCGATGGACCGCACCGCCGCCAACGAGCGGCTGCAAGTGAACATCGCGGTGAGCTACGGCGGCCGCTGGGACATCGTGCAGGCCAGCCGCCAGGCTGCCGCCGCGGTGGCGCGCGGTGAGTTGCGCGCGGAGCAGATCGACGAGGCGACGCTCGGCCAGTGGATGTGCCTGGCCGAGCTGCCGCCGCTGGACCTGTTCATCCGCACCGGCGGCGAATGCCGTGTCAGCAACTTCCTGCTATGGCAGGCCGCCTACGCCGAACTGTACTTTACCGATACGTTGTGGCCCGATTTCGACCAGGCCTGCCTGCGTCGGGCCATCGAGGACTATGTCTGCCGGGAACGCCGCTACGGCCGCACCGGCGAACAGGTCACCACCGCTTCCTAG
- the map gene encoding type I methionyl aminopeptidase: protein MAITLKSPADLEGMRVAGKLAAEVLAMLKEYIKPGVTTEELDRRAYEHIVNVQKAIPANVGYHGFPKTLCTSVNHVICHGIPNEGKVLKDGDIVNLDVTVIKDGWHGDTSRMYIAGTPSVLAKRLVDTTFEAMMRGIQAVRPGATLGDIGHAIQQHAEAAGFSVVREYCGHGIGKVYHDEPQVLHYGKPGIGVELKKGMTFTIEPMINAGKPQTRQLPDGWTVVTKDHSLSAQWEHTIAVTDDGFEILTPWPDA from the coding sequence ATGGCCATTACCCTCAAATCCCCCGCCGACCTCGAAGGTATGCGCGTCGCCGGCAAGCTGGCCGCCGAAGTGCTAGCGATGCTCAAGGAGTACATCAAACCGGGCGTCACCACCGAGGAACTGGACCGGCGCGCGTACGAGCACATCGTCAACGTGCAGAAGGCGATCCCGGCCAACGTCGGCTACCACGGCTTCCCCAAGACCCTGTGCACCTCGGTCAATCACGTGATCTGTCACGGCATCCCGAACGAGGGCAAGGTGCTCAAGGACGGCGACATCGTCAACCTCGACGTCACCGTGATCAAGGACGGCTGGCACGGCGACACTAGCCGCATGTACATCGCCGGCACGCCCTCGGTGCTGGCCAAACGGCTGGTCGACACCACGTTCGAGGCGATGATGCGTGGTATCCAGGCGGTGCGCCCGGGTGCCACGCTGGGCGACATCGGCCATGCGATCCAGCAGCATGCCGAGGCGGCCGGCTTCTCGGTGGTGCGCGAATACTGTGGCCACGGCATCGGCAAGGTCTACCACGACGAGCCGCAGGTGCTGCACTACGGCAAGCCCGGCATCGGCGTCGAACTGAAGAAGGGCATGACCTTCACCATCGAGCCGATGATCAACGCCGGCAAGCCGCAGACCCGTCAGCTGCCGGACGGCTGGACCGTGGTGACCAAGGACCACTCGCTGTCCGCGCAGTGGGAACACACCATCGCGGTGACCGACGACGGCTTCGAGATCCTCACGCCCTGGCCGGATGCCTGA
- the tsf gene encoding translation elongation factor Ts, with protein sequence MSNISAQLVKELRERSGAGMMECKKALVENNGDIEAAMEWLRKSGLAKADKKASRVAAEGRIVAAQTKGKAVLVEINCETDFVAKDASFLKFTDTVADVALNSGAADIDALKTAAYPGAANVEEAAKALVATIGEKIDVRRVARVETDGLIGSYIHGGRIGVLVALKGGSEELAKGIAMHVAAMNPTYVRAEDVPADFLAKEKEIALAAMSDKEKNKPADILEKIVSGKVHKIVAEVTLLGQPYVLDTNLTVAEALKKEGADVASVARLAVGEGIEKVEEDFAAEVMKQAGLR encoded by the coding sequence ATGAGCAATATTTCCGCACAACTGGTCAAGGAGCTGCGCGAGCGGTCCGGCGCCGGCATGATGGAATGCAAGAAGGCGCTGGTCGAGAACAACGGCGACATCGAAGCCGCGATGGAATGGCTGCGCAAGTCCGGCCTGGCCAAGGCCGACAAGAAGGCCAGCCGCGTCGCCGCCGAAGGCCGCATCGTGGCTGCCCAGACGAAGGGCAAGGCCGTGCTGGTCGAGATCAACTGCGAGACCGACTTCGTCGCCAAGGACGCCAGCTTCCTGAAGTTCACCGATACCGTCGCCGACGTCGCGCTGAACTCCGGCGCCGCCGACATCGACGCACTGAAGACTGCCGCCTATCCGGGCGCCGCCAACGTGGAGGAAGCCGCCAAGGCGCTGGTCGCCACCATCGGCGAGAAGATCGACGTGCGCCGCGTGGCCCGCGTCGAGACCGACGGCCTCATCGGCAGCTACATCCACGGCGGTCGCATCGGCGTGCTGGTGGCGCTCAAGGGCGGTTCCGAGGAGCTGGCCAAGGGCATCGCGATGCACGTCGCCGCGATGAACCCGACCTACGTCCGCGCCGAGGACGTGCCGGCCGACTTCCTGGCCAAGGAGAAGGAAATCGCACTGGCCGCCATGTCGGACAAGGAAAAGAACAAGCCCGCCGACATCCTGGAGAAGATCGTCTCCGGCAAGGTCCACAAAATCGTCGCCGAGGTCACCCTGCTCGGCCAGCCCTACGTGCTGGATACCAACCTGACGGTGGCCGAGGCGCTGAAGAAGGAAGGCGCCGACGTGGCTTCGGTGGCCCGCCTGGCGGTCGGCGAAGGCATCGAGAAGGTGGAAGAGGATTTCGCCGCCGAGGTGATGAAGCAGGCCGGCCTGAGGTAA
- the rpsB gene encoding 30S ribosomal protein S2 translates to MAQVTMRQMLEAGVHFGHQTRYWNPKMAPYIFGARGKIHIINLEKTLPLFTDAMNFLSGLAQKRGTILFVGTKRSAREPLAEEAARAGMPFVTSRWLGGMLTNFRTVKQSVSRLKELEAAETDGSFDKLVKHEVLARRRERDKLQASLGGIKDMNRLPDALFVIDIGHEDIAVQEAKKLGIPVIAVVDTNYNPELVDYAIPGNDDAIRAIQLYARAAADSILEGKAAAPAAAQGDANDFVELDEEGNPVAKVDRKPAPRRDAAPRKSAPRRDGGRDGGRGPRNDGAPAAK, encoded by the coding sequence ATGGCACAAGTCACCATGCGTCAGATGCTGGAAGCCGGCGTCCATTTCGGTCACCAGACCCGTTACTGGAACCCCAAGATGGCCCCGTACATCTTCGGCGCCCGCGGCAAGATCCACATCATCAACCTCGAAAAGACCCTGCCGCTGTTCACTGACGCGATGAACTTCCTGTCGGGCCTGGCGCAGAAGCGCGGCACCATTTTGTTCGTCGGTACCAAGCGCTCGGCGCGCGAGCCGCTGGCCGAAGAGGCCGCCCGCGCCGGCATGCCGTTTGTCACCTCGCGCTGGCTCGGCGGCATGCTGACCAACTTCCGCACGGTGAAGCAGTCCGTGTCGCGCCTGAAGGAGCTGGAAGCGGCCGAGACCGACGGCTCGTTCGACAAGCTGGTCAAGCACGAAGTGCTGGCCCGCCGCCGCGAGCGCGACAAGCTGCAGGCCTCGTTGGGTGGTATCAAGGACATGAACCGCCTGCCCGACGCGCTGTTCGTGATCGACATCGGCCACGAAGACATCGCCGTGCAGGAAGCCAAGAAGCTCGGCATCCCGGTGATCGCGGTGGTCGACACCAACTACAACCCGGAGCTGGTCGACTACGCCATCCCGGGCAACGACGACGCAATCCGCGCGATCCAGCTGTACGCCCGCGCCGCCGCCGACTCGATCCTCGAAGGCAAGGCCGCCGCGCCGGCCGCCGCCCAGGGCGACGCGAACGACTTCGTCGAGCTGGACGAGGAAGGCAACCCGGTCGCCAAGGTCGACCGCAAGCCGGCCCCGCGCCGCGACGCCGCCCCGCGCAAGAGCGCCCCGCGCCGCGATGGCGGCCGTGACGGTGGCCGCGGCCCGCGCAACGACGGCGCGCCTGCCGCCAAGTAA
- a CDS encoding NAD-dependent epimerase, which yields MRILVTGTAGFIGAALAQRLLARGDVVHGIDNHNDYYDPALKEARLARFIDHPDYTHQRADLADAAAVDHAFATFRPQRVVNLAAQAGVRYSLQNPRAYVRSNLDGFLNVLEGCRHGKVEHLVYASSSSVYGANRKLPFAVEDAVDHPVSLYAASKKANELMAHSYSHLYGLPTTGLRFFTVYGPWGRPDMSPMLFADRISRGEPIDVFNHGHHSRDFTYIDDIVEGVIRTLDHPAEADPAYDAERPNPGTSNAPYRVYNLGNDQPVQLLRFIELLEQHFGRTVGKRLLPMQPGDVPDTWADVSALRRDVGYAPDTSIEDGVAKFVAWYREYFNR from the coding sequence ATGCGCATCCTGGTCACCGGCACCGCCGGCTTCATCGGCGCCGCCCTGGCGCAGCGCCTGCTGGCGCGTGGCGACGTGGTGCATGGCATCGACAATCACAACGACTACTACGACCCGGCGCTGAAGGAAGCCCGCCTGGCACGCTTCATCGACCACCCGGACTATACCCACCAGCGCGCCGACCTGGCCGACGCCGCGGCAGTGGACCACGCCTTCGCCACGTTCCGGCCGCAACGGGTGGTGAACCTGGCCGCGCAGGCCGGCGTGCGCTATTCGCTGCAGAACCCGCGCGCCTATGTGCGCAGCAACCTGGACGGCTTCCTCAACGTTCTCGAAGGCTGCCGCCACGGCAAGGTCGAGCACCTGGTGTACGCCTCGTCCAGCTCGGTCTACGGCGCCAACCGCAAGCTGCCGTTCGCGGTGGAGGATGCGGTCGATCACCCGGTCAGCCTGTACGCAGCCAGCAAGAAGGCGAACGAGTTGATGGCGCACAGCTACAGCCATCTCTATGGCTTGCCCACCACCGGCCTGCGCTTCTTCACCGTGTACGGGCCGTGGGGCCGGCCGGACATGTCGCCGATGCTGTTCGCCGACCGCATCAGCCGCGGCGAGCCGATCGACGTGTTCAACCACGGCCACCACAGCCGCGACTTCACCTACATCGACGACATCGTCGAGGGCGTGATCCGCACGCTCGACCACCCGGCCGAAGCGGACCCGGCCTACGACGCCGAGCGGCCGAACCCCGGCACCTCGAATGCGCCGTACCGCGTCTACAATCTCGGCAACGACCAGCCGGTGCAGCTGCTGCGCTTCATCGAATTGCTGGAACAGCACTTCGGCCGTACGGTGGGAAAGCGCCTGCTGCCGATGCAGCCCGGCGACGTGCCGGACACCTGGGCCGACGTGTCGGCACTACGCCGCGACGTGGGCTACGCGCCGGATACCTCGATCGAGGACGGCGTGGCCAAGTTCGTGGCGTGGTACCGCGAGTACTTCAACCGCTGA
- the glnD gene encoding [protein-PII] uridylyltransferase, with product MSVVLPPLPRLPTAVPRSGVSAEARQALRQLLGDVDRVLATAFRDGADASALARRRGDSVARVVAHVWTACLGEVTGAALFAVGGFGRGLLFPYSDVDLLALVQAPEPARLRALEQFFATLWDVGLKVGHAVRDAAQCRTLAAQDASVFTSLLDARRLAGDAAFDARLKAIVDDPALWPAPAYLSARLAERNARHARYDDTAYNLEPNLKDGPGGLRTLDSLRWMGRRLAHADDLADMVAEGLLDPAEQAVLEQSEAVLRRYRYALHLEAGRPEERLLFDYQRALAARLGFEDEHAKNLGVEQFMQGYYRAASQVERLGVQVAERFEEMLEPPEEAAPVGTDFVRYGKRLAAVDPQLFMRRPAALVEIFIARMDQPGVVGFSADTMRRIHQATAARGDALADDGEVLAVFLRLLRRGAPAVEALWRMNRHGLLAAILPAFGKVFGRMQYDLFHVYTVDEHTLRVLRNLARFADPAAQREFPLGCEIWAGLPVPEVLLLAGLFHDIAKGRGGDHSVLGEQDARAFCSRLGLPPGDVEQVAWLVRWHLLMSTTAQRQDITDPEVVHRFAQVVGSRERLGQLYLLTIADIIGTSPRLWNGWKDRLLADLYTSTRYALRSDVELPRDIGARVRECSEYALALLLNEGHAEAEVARIWADFPQLSFLRHRPEQIAWQTAAILRAHGALPLVAVHPLSVRGSTELFVYTPDRDGLFATITAVLDRLRFSVVEARILSSPTGMALDTLLLLDADSQQPVSAARAEELQQRLQRALAQSAGVQPSKRGMSRHQKHFQMAPQISFHAAGDRTQLALVGADRPGLLAAVAQVMLAIGVRVHDARIATFGERVEDFFQLTDCHDAPLDEVLQERLLQALQERIGPARN from the coding sequence ATGAGCGTCGTGCTTCCGCCCTTGCCCCGTCTGCCGACGGCCGTGCCGCGCTCGGGCGTTTCGGCCGAGGCGCGGCAGGCGTTGCGGCAGCTGCTGGGCGACGTCGATCGCGTGCTGGCCACAGCGTTCCGCGACGGCGCCGATGCCAGTGCACTGGCGCGGCGGCGCGGCGACTCGGTGGCGCGCGTCGTGGCGCACGTGTGGACCGCCTGCCTCGGCGAGGTGACCGGAGCGGCGCTGTTCGCCGTTGGCGGCTTTGGCCGCGGTCTGCTGTTTCCGTATTCGGACGTGGACCTGCTGGCGCTGGTGCAGGCACCGGAACCGGCGCGCTTGCGCGCGCTGGAGCAATTCTTCGCCACGCTGTGGGATGTCGGCCTGAAGGTCGGCCACGCGGTGCGCGATGCCGCGCAGTGCCGCACGCTGGCCGCGCAGGACGCCAGCGTGTTCACCAGCCTGCTGGATGCGCGCCGGCTGGCCGGCGATGCGGCGTTCGATGCGCGGCTCAAGGCCATCGTCGACGATCCGGCGCTGTGGCCGGCGCCGGCCTACCTGTCCGCCCGGCTGGCTGAGCGCAATGCGCGGCACGCCCGCTACGACGATACCGCCTACAACCTGGAGCCCAACCTCAAGGACGGCCCCGGCGGCCTGCGCACGCTCGACTCGCTGCGCTGGATGGGGCGGCGGCTGGCGCATGCGGACGACCTGGCCGACATGGTGGCCGAAGGCCTGCTCGACCCCGCCGAGCAGGCCGTGCTGGAGCAATCCGAGGCGGTGCTGCGCCGCTACCGCTATGCGCTGCACCTGGAGGCCGGGCGCCCCGAGGAGCGCCTGCTGTTCGATTATCAACGTGCGCTGGCCGCGCGGCTGGGCTTCGAGGACGAACACGCGAAGAATCTGGGCGTCGAGCAGTTCATGCAGGGCTATTACCGCGCCGCCAGCCAGGTCGAGCGGCTCGGCGTGCAGGTGGCCGAACGCTTCGAGGAGATGCTGGAACCGCCGGAGGAAGCGGCCCCGGTGGGCACCGATTTCGTGCGTTACGGCAAGCGGTTGGCGGCGGTCGACCCGCAGTTGTTCATGCGCCGGCCGGCCGCCCTGGTGGAAATCTTCATCGCCCGGATGGACCAGCCCGGCGTGGTCGGCTTCAGCGCCGACACCATGCGTCGCATCCACCAGGCCACCGCCGCGCGTGGCGATGCGCTGGCCGACGACGGTGAGGTGCTGGCCGTCTTCCTGCGGCTGCTGCGCCGCGGCGCGCCGGCGGTGGAGGCGTTGTGGCGGATGAACCGGCACGGTTTGCTGGCGGCGATCCTGCCCGCGTTCGGCAAGGTATTCGGGCGCATGCAGTACGACCTGTTCCACGTTTACACGGTCGACGAGCACACCTTGCGCGTGCTGCGCAACCTGGCGCGCTTTGCCGACCCGGCGGCGCAGCGCGAATTTCCGCTGGGCTGCGAAATCTGGGCCGGCCTGCCGGTGCCGGAAGTGCTGCTGCTGGCGGGGCTGTTCCATGACATCGCCAAGGGCCGCGGCGGCGACCACTCGGTGCTGGGCGAGCAGGATGCGCGCGCCTTCTGCAGCCGGCTGGGCCTGCCGCCGGGCGACGTCGAGCAGGTCGCCTGGCTGGTGCGCTGGCACCTGCTGATGAGCACCACCGCGCAGCGTCAGGACATCACCGACCCGGAGGTGGTGCACCGGTTTGCGCAAGTCGTCGGCAGTCGCGAGCGGCTCGGCCAGCTGTATCTGCTGACCATCGCCGACATCATCGGCACCAGTCCGCGATTGTGGAACGGCTGGAAGGACCGGCTGCTGGCCGACCTGTACACCAGTACCCGCTACGCCTTGCGCAGCGACGTGGAGCTGCCCCGCGATATCGGCGCGCGCGTGCGCGAATGCTCCGAGTACGCGCTGGCGCTGCTGCTGAACGAGGGGCATGCCGAAGCCGAGGTGGCGCGGATCTGGGCCGACTTCCCACAGCTCAGCTTCCTGCGCCACCGACCCGAACAGATCGCCTGGCAGACCGCGGCGATCCTGCGGGCGCACGGCGCGCTGCCGCTGGTGGCGGTGCACCCGTTGTCGGTGCGCGGCAGCACCGAGCTGTTCGTCTACACGCCCGATCGCGACGGCCTGTTCGCCACCATCACCGCAGTGCTGGATCGCTTGCGTTTCTCGGTGGTGGAGGCGCGCATCCTCAGTTCGCCGACCGGAATGGCGCTGGACACCCTGCTGTTGCTCGACGCGGACAGCCAGCAGCCGGTGAGCGCGGCGCGGGCGGAGGAGCTGCAGCAACGGTTGCAGCGTGCGCTGGCGCAGTCGGCCGGCGTGCAGCCGAGCAAGCGCGGCATGTCGCGCCACCAGAAGCATTTCCAGATGGCTCCGCAGATCAGTTTCCACGCCGCCGGCGACCGCACCCAGCTGGCGCTGGTTGGTGCCGATCGTCCCGGCCTGCTGGCCGCGGTGGCGCAGGTGATGCTGGCTATCGGCGTGCGCGTGCATGATGCACGCATCGCCACCTTCGGCGAACGGGTGGAGGATTTCTTCCAGCTCACCGATTGCCACGATGCACCGCTCGACGAGGTGCTGCAGGAACGCCTGCTGCAGGCCCTGCAGGAACGGATCGGCCCGGCGCGGAATTGA
- a CDS encoding CopD family protein, which translates to MTYLLIKSLHLLFVIAWMATVFYLPRILVNIAEAAHEPAVLARLQLMGRRLYKFGHNMFGIAFLFGLILWQGWRVFPQSLPDVTAGTHWIDAKLTLVAVLLAYFVWAGRMLKRSEKGGALPSSRALRWLNEPPVLLLLAVIWLVLAKPF; encoded by the coding sequence ATGACCTACCTGCTGATCAAGTCCCTGCACCTGCTGTTCGTCATCGCCTGGATGGCCACGGTGTTCTACCTGCCGCGGATCCTGGTGAACATCGCCGAGGCGGCGCACGAACCGGCGGTGCTGGCGCGGCTGCAATTGATGGGGCGGCGGCTGTACAAGTTCGGCCACAACATGTTCGGCATCGCCTTCCTGTTCGGGCTGATCCTGTGGCAGGGCTGGCGGGTGTTTCCGCAGTCCCTGCCCGACGTGACCGCCGGCACGCACTGGATCGACGCCAAGCTGACCCTGGTCGCCGTCCTGCTGGCGTATTTCGTGTGGGCCGGGCGCATGCTCAAGCGCAGCGAGAAGGGCGGCGCACTGCCGTCATCGCGCGCATTACGCTGGCTCAACGAGCCGCCGGTGCTGCTGTTGCTGGCCGTGATCTGGCTGGTGCTCGCCAAGCCGTTCTGA